Proteins from a genomic interval of Bifidobacterium longum subsp. infantis ATCC 15697 = JCM 1222 = DSM 20088:
- a CDS encoding helix-turn-helix transcriptional regulator — MAEGTSGRRRFSDKWGKHELDVLAVLSSAFPQWLTSRQIAQRVKAYADSYGELADQAAKAAFAKQFQRDRAKLAAMGIAIESRQPEYSSKSEGQDFASYRLQLGDEPRIRLMFEPEDMPVLAAANYLARSMSISSEPDHSQLTQQASRTTPRVPQTPIPGLGLDSIAPGLGTQPIPDSLVKVIDSRRFAATVDVDGEHLNVAYTDSDDLAMFVLEHPGATIVSPQEAVDAYHRRLHAASRFTLADESASPVSASVVSPSISRDVREPGDPESIKAQNKKNGSAFQTGSEVDRRLRLMLFLSAHLGEEFSMSELAERFIGKPKNEDELKKYVNIIHKDINTLTTVSDDGEMAGSQFFDIDWPLLDAEGIVSATNSLGLERLAGISPQYLSMLTASVSYLAHSPLLPDKQRGQAESLYERLHRHVSPGQTPWLSLTGYELEPRSFSIVKRAINTDSLLDMEYSDGTGSTRRKLVAPAKIFIDEGVYYAAVYTDVGSAAPKDKKAYVSKDKTIDKANGKPRIWQVLRLARIEKAELVKPTKQINIPNMPVSELRKWSFDNGTDAVFITDQRDLAFIKTLPGATVEQCGAGEKVHLTVSSDSWFVAFCIAHARHITAVAPETLRTMIVARAERELSISENK, encoded by the coding sequence ATGGCAGAGGGCACAAGCGGACGTCGGCGTTTTTCCGACAAATGGGGCAAGCACGAGCTGGACGTACTGGCTGTGTTGTCATCCGCGTTCCCGCAATGGCTCACATCCCGCCAAATTGCGCAGCGCGTCAAAGCTTACGCCGACTCGTATGGAGAGCTGGCAGATCAGGCCGCCAAGGCCGCGTTCGCCAAGCAGTTCCAGCGTGATCGCGCCAAGCTCGCCGCTATGGGCATCGCCATCGAATCACGGCAGCCTGAGTATTCGTCCAAGTCGGAAGGCCAGGACTTCGCGTCCTACCGTCTGCAGTTGGGCGACGAACCGCGCATCCGTCTGATGTTCGAGCCGGAAGATATGCCGGTGCTTGCCGCCGCCAACTATCTGGCTCGTTCGATGTCGATTTCCTCCGAACCGGATCATTCCCAGCTCACCCAACAGGCGTCGCGCACCACGCCGCGTGTGCCGCAGACCCCTATTCCCGGGCTCGGTTTGGATTCGATTGCGCCTGGCTTGGGCACGCAGCCCATTCCGGACTCGCTGGTCAAGGTTATCGATTCGCGTCGCTTTGCCGCCACCGTTGATGTGGACGGCGAACACCTGAACGTGGCCTACACCGATTCCGACGATTTGGCCATGTTTGTGCTGGAGCATCCGGGTGCCACGATTGTCAGCCCGCAGGAGGCTGTGGACGCCTATCATCGCCGCCTGCACGCCGCCAGCCGATTCACTCTGGCCGACGAATCCGCCAGCCCTGTAAGCGCCTCGGTGGTTTCCCCATCGATTAGTCGCGATGTTCGTGAGCCGGGTGATCCCGAGTCGATCAAGGCCCAGAACAAGAAGAACGGATCCGCTTTCCAAACGGGCAGCGAGGTGGATCGTCGCCTGCGTCTGATGCTGTTCCTCTCCGCTCACTTGGGTGAGGAATTCTCGATGAGCGAGCTGGCCGAACGGTTCATTGGCAAGCCGAAGAACGAGGACGAGCTCAAGAAGTACGTCAACATCATCCACAAGGACATCAACACCCTTACCACCGTCTCCGATGACGGCGAGATGGCGGGCAGCCAGTTCTTCGATATCGACTGGCCGCTGCTGGATGCCGAGGGTATTGTTTCCGCCACCAATTCGTTGGGCCTTGAACGTCTTGCCGGCATTTCGCCGCAATACCTCAGCATGCTCACCGCCTCGGTCAGTTACTTGGCGCATTCGCCGTTACTGCCGGACAAGCAGCGTGGGCAGGCCGAATCCCTGTATGAGCGTTTGCACCGCCATGTCAGCCCGGGCCAGACCCCGTGGCTGAGCCTGACCGGCTATGAGCTGGAGCCCCGAAGCTTCTCCATCGTCAAGCGTGCGATCAACACCGATTCGTTGTTGGACATGGAGTATTCCGATGGTACCGGTAGTACCCGTCGCAAGCTGGTGGCCCCCGCCAAGATCTTCATCGACGAAGGCGTGTATTATGCCGCCGTCTACACGGATGTCGGTTCCGCCGCCCCCAAGGACAAGAAGGCCTACGTCTCCAAAGACAAGACCATCGACAAGGCCAACGGCAAGCCGCGCATCTGGCAGGTGCTGCGATTGGCCCGTATCGAAAAGGCGGAATTGGTCAAGCCCACCAAGCAGATCAACATCCCGAACATGCCGGTGAGCGAACTGCGCAAGTGGAGTTTCGACAACGGTACCGACGCGGTGTTCATCACCGATCAGCGCGATCTGGCATTCATCAAGACATTGCCGGGCGCTACCGTCGAACAATGCG